The DNA region GTCCGAGATCGTCGACCTGGTCGAGTCGGTGTACCGCCTGCACGGCGCGGGCGACTCGGTGAACCCTCCGTCGTACTTCCTGCGTTTCCCGGACCGTCCGTCGTCCCGGATCATCGCGCTGCCCGCCTCGATAGGCGGGCCGGTGGGGGTGGACGGCCTGAAATGGGTCTCCAGCTTCCCCGGGAACACGGCGAGCGGTCTGCCGCGCGCCTCGGCCGTGCTGATCCTCAACGACCACGACACGGGCTATCCGTTCGCGTGCCTGGAGAGCTCGATCATCAGCGCCACCCGGACGGCGGCCTCGGCGGCCCTCGCGGCCGACCGCCTCAGCCGCGACCGCGCCCGGCCCACCCGGGTCGGGTTCGTCGGGACGGGTCTGATCGCCCGCTACATCCACACCCATCTGGCCGCCACAGGCTGGTCGTTCGAGGAGACCGGGGTGTTCGACCTGTCCGCGGACAGCGCGGCCGGCTTCAGCGGCTACCTGGAACGGTCGGGCACCAAGGGCCGGATCACCGTGCACGACAGCGCCGAGTCGCTGATCCGCTCCAGCGACCTGCTGGTCTTCGCCACCGTCGCCGCGAAGCCGCACATCCACGACCCGGCGTGGTTCTCCCACGCCCCGCTCGTGCTGCATGTGTCGCTGCGCGACCTGGCGCCCGAGATCCTGCTCGACTCGGCCAACTTCGTGGACGACGTCGAGCACTGCCTGAAGGCTGACACGTCACCGCATCTGGCCGAACAGCACACCGGCGGCCGCGACTTCCTCGACGGCACGCTGGACGACGTGCTCTGTGGGCGGGTGACCGTACCCGCGGACCGGACGGTGGTGTTCTCGCCCTTCGGCCTCGGGGTCCTCGACCTCGCGGTCGGCAAGTTCGTCCACGACGAGGTGGCCCGAAGGGGCGAGCCGCACGTCGTCGACGGCTTCTTCCACGAACTGCGCCGGTACGGCTGACCGGCGGGCACCGCGCCACGCGAGGAGCGGAGCGCGGTGCCGCATGAAACAGGGGGGACATCATGCCCGTCATATCCGAGCCCACACAGTTCAACGAGGACGAGCTCTACGTCGACCTGCGGGCGGCACTGGGGCTGCCGCTCTTCCTGAAGTGCGAGGGGTTCAACTTCGCGGGGTCGATCAAACTGAAGGCCGCGACCGAGATGGTCAACGCCGCCGAGCGCGAGGGTGTCCTGCGGCCGGGATCCGTCATGGTCGAGTCGTCGTCCGGGAACCTCGGCGTGGCGCTGAGCATGATCGCGGCGAGCCGTGGCTACGGGTTCCTGTGCGTGACCGACTCGCGCTGCAATCCGGCGACCCGGCGGATGATGGAGGCGCTGGGGAGCGTCGTCCACGTGATCGACGAACCCGATCTGCACGGCGGCTTCCTGGGCGCGCGGATCGCGTACGTGAGCGCGGTGTGCGCCTCGGACGACCGGTACGTCTGGCTCAACCAGTACGCCAACGAGGGCAACTGGCGCGCGCACTACCGCACCACGGCACCGGCCATCGCCCGCCGTTTCCCGCACCTGGACGTGCTGTTCGTCGGGGCCGGCACCACCGGCACCCTGATGGGCTGCGCGCGCTGGTTCTGGCAGCAGCGGCGCCGGGTGCGGATCGTGGCCGTGGACACCGTCGGCTCGGTGACCTTCGGGGGGCCGCCCGCTCCCCGGATGATCCCCGGCCTGGGCATGGCCGTCCGTCCGCCGCTGCTCGACGAGTCCTACGTGGACGACGTGGTGCACGTCCCGGAGCCGGACACGCTGCGGGCCTGCCGCCGACTCGCCTCCCGGGGCTTCCTGTTCGGCGGCTCCACCGGCACCGTGGTCAGCGGCGCGACCGACTGGCTCGCCCAGTACGGGCGGCGCAACCTCACCGCGGTGGCGATCGCCCCGGACCTCGGCGAGCGCTACCTCGA from Streptomyces sp. NBC_00258 includes:
- the sbnA gene encoding 2,3-diaminopropionate biosynthesis protein SbnA — translated: MPVISEPTQFNEDELYVDLRAALGLPLFLKCEGFNFAGSIKLKAATEMVNAAEREGVLRPGSVMVESSSGNLGVALSMIAASRGYGFLCVTDSRCNPATRRMMEALGSVVHVIDEPDLHGGFLGARIAYVSAVCASDDRYVWLNQYANEGNWRAHYRTTAPAIARRFPHLDVLFVGAGTTGTLMGCARWFWQQRRRVRIVAVDTVGSVTFGGPPAPRMIPGLGMAVRPPLLDESYVDDVVHVPEPDTLRACRRLASRGFLFGGSTGTVVSGATDWLAQYGRRNLTAVAIAPDLGERYLDTVHSPGWGVNVHGEDTLGGSGELAALSHPA
- the sbnB gene encoding 2,3-diaminopropionate biosynthesis protein SbnB, with product MTTTDENGTTTTEPGALTPPPFSVISGAQVHEALHGRESEIVDLVESVYRLHGAGDSVNPPSYFLRFPDRPSSRIIALPASIGGPVGVDGLKWVSSFPGNTASGLPRASAVLILNDHDTGYPFACLESSIISATRTAASAALAADRLSRDRARPTRVGFVGTGLIARYIHTHLAATGWSFEETGVFDLSADSAAGFSGYLERSGTKGRITVHDSAESLIRSSDLLVFATVAAKPHIHDPAWFSHAPLVLHVSLRDLAPEILLDSANFVDDVEHCLKADTSPHLAEQHTGGRDFLDGTLDDVLCGRVTVPADRTVVFSPFGLGVLDLAVGKFVHDEVARRGEPHVVDGFFHELRRYG